A part of Biomphalaria glabrata chromosome 3, xgBioGlab47.1, whole genome shotgun sequence genomic DNA contains:
- the LOC129925086 gene encoding uncharacterized protein DKFZp434B061-like, which produces MRTVFRYESSSSVSPLQSPSSVSPLQSPTSVSPLQSPTSVSPVQSPSSVSPVQSPSSVSPVQSPSSVSPLQSSSSVSPLQSPSSVSPLQSPTSVSPVQSPSSVSPVQSPSSVSPLQSPSSVSPLQSPSSVSPLQSSTSVSPLQSPSSVSPVQSPSSVSPLQSPSSVSPVQSPSSVSPVQSPSSMSPVQSPSSVSPVI; this is translated from the exons ATGAGGACAGTCTTTAGATACGAG TCTTCCAGTTCTGTGTCTCCTCTGCAGTCTCCCAGTTCTGTGTCTCCTCTGCAGTCTCCCACTTCTGTGTCTCCTCTGCAGTCTCCCACTTCTGTGTCTCCTGTACAGTCTCCCAGTTCTGTGTCTCCTGTGCAGTCTCCCAGTTCTGTGTCTCCTGTGCAGTCTCCCAGTTCTGTGTCTCCTCTGCAGTCTTCCAGTTCTGTGTCTCCTCTGCAGTCTCCCAGTTCTGTGTCTCCTCTGCAGTCTCCCACTTCTGTGTCTCCTGTACAGTCTCCCAGTTCTGTGTCTCCTGTGCAGTCTCCCAGTTCTGTGTCTCCTCTGCAGTCTCCCAGTTCTGTGTCTCCTCTGCAGTCTCCCAGTTCTGTGTCTCCTCTGCAGTCTTCCACTTCTGTGTCTCCTCTGCAGTCTCCGAGTTCTGTGTCTCCTGTGCAGTCTCCCAGTTCTGTGTCTCCTCTGCAGTCTCCCAGTTCTGTGTCTCCTGTGCAGTCTCCCAGTTCTGTGTCTCCTGTGCAGTCTCCCAGTTCTATGTCTCCTGTGCAGTCTCCCAGTTCTGTGTCTCCTGTGATTTAG